One window of Metopolophium dirhodum isolate CAU chromosome 3, ASM1992520v1, whole genome shotgun sequence genomic DNA carries:
- the LOC132942126 gene encoding uncharacterized protein LOC132942126: MGFSGDSYKVCAISVYPERYHPPSNYVLRLLQGLNQERRFPSTQINQPRRRANMFDDDTELQVLAYIRAYPRSSIRHVARESGVSYGYQDGAPAHNAIIVRQHLNKIFPNRWICTNGVVPWPARSSDLTPLDFFVWGYLKTAVYADTPVNLQDLKQKIQTACDILSEDQIKATSTEFLRRLESCLEHIGENFEQFIR; this comes from the exons ATGGGGTTTTCAGGAG ACTCGTACAAAGTGTGTGCGATATCCGT ATATCCAGAAAGATACCATCCACCTTCTAATTATGTTTTACGACTTTTACAAGGGTTAAATCAGGAAAGAAGATTTCCTAGCACACAAATAAACCAACCAAGGCGTAGAGCAAATATGTTTGATGACGATACAGAATTACAGGTACTAGCATACATAAGGGCTTATCCACGTTCATCAATTAGGCATGTTGCTCGCGAAAGTGGAGTTTCATATGGTTAT CAAGATGGGGCACCAGCCCACAATGCAATTATTGTTagacaacatttaaataaaatatttccaaatcgCTGGATTTGTACTAATGGCGTTGTTCCTTGGCCTGCACGATCCTCAGATTTAACGCCATTGGATTTTTTTGTATGGGGATATTTGAAGACTGCGGTTTATGCAGATACACCTGTCAATCTTcaagacttaaaacaaaaaatacaaaccGCATGTGATATTTTAAGTGAGGACCAAATCAAGGCAACTTCGACTGAATTTTTAAGACGACTGGAATCATGTTTAGAACATATTGGCGAAAACTTCGAACAATTCAttcgataa